In Drosophila subpulchrella strain 33 F10 #4 breed RU33 chromosome 3R, RU_Dsub_v1.1 Primary Assembly, whole genome shotgun sequence, the following are encoded in one genomic region:
- the LOC119554037 gene encoding LOW QUALITY PROTEIN: prolyl 4-hydroxylase subunit alpha-2-like (The sequence of the model RefSeq protein was modified relative to this genomic sequence to represent the inferred CDS: substituted 1 base at 1 genomic stop codon), translated as MRFSMLLGLLSLILSTGHNDASQQRYSRSVVNMDDLLKTEDDLVQNLEKYTAVLSQKAKIIRWGIHQMEELHRKRKILWNSPFITYSLIRHMQADWLMWLEYLENSEGMKQVDYVNATKDILPQDYDFEDAADAIRRLQRTYVMLSKDIAKGLLNGVQYNASLASIDCLAMAHHLMKQSRWSFANQWILAGIEAQDHQGSETEMQLLTGPTKAELYRNLGKVQIEQGRLEEALEAYQAALDLSPHNVEVFQEYQNLRSRALTLXLTDPIREEPDDDIEDMQLPPCCSGHCKVPCKLKRLYCVYNHVTAPFLVISPIKTEILSLDPFMVLLHDMVSPKESAFIRSSSKKLLMPSATVNAADPDNFVVGKVRTSKAVWFDSDANEVTLKLTQRLEDATGLDMNHSEPLQVMNYGIGGFFESHYDLFLSDEQPLPEGYVDRMATTLFYLKDVPQGGGTYFPGLNITVFPKFGTVLFWYNLDTKGNLQIRTMHTGCPVIVGSKWVVSKWIYDKGQELRRPCVKESSNTRFVSSIERLII; from the exons ATGAGGTTTTCGATGCTGCTAGGCCTTCTTTCTTTAATTCTGAGCACGGGTCACAATGACGCCTCTCAGCAGCGCTATTCAAGATCAGTGGTGAATATGGACGACCTATTGAAAACAGAAGATGATCTGGTCCAAAATTTAGAAAAGTACACAGCTGTGCTCTCACAGAAGGCAAAAATCATTAGGTG GGGAATCCACCAGATGGAGGAACTGCACCGGAAGAGAAAGATATTATGGAACAGCCCTTTTATCACTTACTCCCTCATTCGTCACATGCAGGCTGATTGGTTGATGTGGCTGGAATATCTAGAAAATTCTGAGGGAATGA AGCAAGTGGATTATGTAAATGCAACAAAGGATATCTTGCCGCAGGACTATGACTTTGAGGATGCTGCTGATGCAATTAGAAGATTACAGAGAACCTACGTGATGTTATCCAAAGACATAGCCAAGGGCTTGCTGAACGGGGTGCAATACAA CGCTTCACTGGCATCTATTGATTGCCTAGCAATGGCTCATCACTTAATGAAGCAATCGCGCTGGTCGTTTGCAAATCAGTGGATTCTGGCAGGTATTGAAGCCCAGGATCACCAAGGTTCTGAAACGGAGATGCAGTTACTGACGGGACCAACGAAGGCTGAACTCTATAGAAACCTGGGAAAAGTGCAAATAGAGCAGG GTAGACTAGAAGAAGCCTTGGAAGCTTATCAGGCTGCCCTGGATCTTTCACCCCATAATGTGGAAGTATTCCAGGAATATCAGAACTTAAGAAGTAGAGCTCTTACATTATGACTAACCGACCCGATAAGAGAGGAACCAGATGATGATATTGAAGATATGCAATTGCCGCCCTGTTGCAGTGGTCACTGTAAGGTGCCTTGTAAACTTAAAAGACTATATTGTGTGTATAATCATGTTACCGCTCCGTTCCTGGTAATTTCCCCCATCAAAACGGAGATCCTCTCGCTTGATCCCTTTATGGTGCTCCTCCATGACATGGTGTCCCCAAAGGAGAGTGCTTTTATACGATCTTCCAGTAAAAAGCTCCTGATGCCATCCGCAACAGTCAACGCCGCCGATCCAGACAACTTTGTTGTCGGGAAAGTCCGCACTTCAAAGGCCGTTTGGTTCGATAGCGATGCCAATGAGGTGACTTTAAAGCTCACCCAACGCTTGGAGGATGCAACTGGTCTGGATATGAACCATTCGGAGCCTTTACAGGTTATGAACTATGGTATAGGAGGCTTCTTCGAAAGCCATTATGACTTATTTCTGTCGGATGAACAACCATTACCTGAGGGATACGTTGATCGAATGGCTACCACTCTTTTCTAC CTAAAAGATGTTCCACAAGGTGGTGGCACCTATTTCCCAGGACTAAACATCACTGTTTTTCCGAAGTTTGGAACGGTTCTATTCTGGTACAATTTGGACACGAAGGGAAATCTGCAAATCCGAACAATGCACACCGGCTGTCCTGTCATCGTAGGCTCGAAATGGG tCGTCAGCAAGTGGATATACGACAAAGGACAAGAGCTAAGAAGGCCCTGTGTCAAAGAGAGTTCAAACACAAGATTTGTATCATCCATAGAAAGGCTTATTATCTAG
- the LOC119558191 gene encoding prolyl 4-hydroxylase subunit alpha-2 has product MTFPVLSVIFLVIHQLFCSVSGAEFYSSIHEMTKVFGYEQKMLQHMQKFVADNQGKLDFLKARLREFEGERNEAREWGPAYFDSPLNQYLLNKRLTVDWQRVENLMETSTGEKSLNRLRKLRNRETMPDKSELEGAIDGLLRLQYVYRLKAKDLAKGILDGVDYGTQLNSEHCVDIARLALRDQHPRLAHAWLMEAKDRLTEGEKEKELKPQILALLVQAKKELEDFRGLNETYHELIQVQPASEEHAQNYESFLESLGEKAFPNESKPILEHAPIPEENELVSEFQAYSLTCSGHWKLTPKEERHLRCGYVTETHPFLWIAPLKAEELFQDPLLVLYHDVIYQSEIDVIRQLTNNRLIRATIIGNNTSVVSNVRTSQFTFIPASAHKVLATIDQRVADMTNMNMKYAENHQFANYGIGGHYGQHMDWFYPTAFENKLVSSPEMGNRIATVLFYLSDVEQGGGTAFPQIRQHLKPKKYAAAFWHNLHASGVGDVRTQHGACPIIAGSKWVQNRWIRETDQSDRRPCELWDDSLATLAQILELSKRNEAQAAST; this is encoded by the exons ATGACATTCCCGGTGCTTTCGGTTATTTTCTTGGTGATCCACCAACTATTTTGCTCCGTTTCTGGAGCGGAATTCTATTCCTCCATACACGAGATGACCAAAGTCTTTGGATACGAACAGAAAATGCTCCAGCATATGCAGAAGTTCGTAGCTGATAATCAGGGAAAATTGGATTTCCTAAAAGC TCGACTGCGAGAGTTCGAGGGTGAGCGAAATGAGGCCCGTGAATGGGGTCCAGCATATTTCGACAGTCCTCTTAACCAGTATCTGCTAAATAAAAGACTGACGGTAGATTGGCAGAGAGTGGAAAACCTAATGGAGACTTCAACAGGCGAAA AATCCCTCAACCGCCTAAGGAAACTACGAAATCGTGAGACAATGCCCGATAAAAGCGAACTTGAGGGAGCTATAGATGGGCTACTAAGATTGCAGTATGTTTATAGACTAAAGGCCAAGGACTTGGCCAAGGGAATTTTAGATGGTGTGGACTATGG CACCCAATTGAACTCGGAGCACTGTGTAGACATAGCTAGATTGGCTCTTAGAGACCAGCATCCAAGATTGGCTCATGCCTGGCTAATGGAAGCTaaagatcgtttaactgaagGTGAAAAGGAAAAAGAACTCAAGCCCCAGATCCTGGCTCTCCTGGTGCAGGCCAAGAAGGAATTGGAGGACTTTCGGGGACTTAATGAAACCTACCATGAGTTAATCCAAGTTCAACCAGCCAGTGAGGAGCATGCCCAGAACTACGAAAGTTTTTTGGAGTCTCTAGGTGAGAAGGCTTTCCCTAACGAATCCAAGCCTATCCTGGAACATGCT CCCATTCCGGAGGAGAATGAGCTGGTCAGTGAGTTCCAGGCCTACAGCCTCACCTGCAGTGGCCACTGGAAACTTACTCCCAAGGAAGAACGCCATCTTCGCTGTGGCTATGTGACCGAGACGCATCCCTTTCTGTGGATAGCTCCTCTCAAGGCGGAGGAACTTTTCCAGGACCCCCTGCTCGTGCTCTACCACGATGTCATATACCAAAGCGAAATCGATGTTATAAGGCAGTTAACCAACAACAGGCTGATTAGGGCCACCATAATTGGCAACAACACGTCGGTGGTGTCCAACGTGAGAACCAGCCAGTTCACCTTCATTCCAGCCTCAGCCCACAAGGTTCTAGCCACCATTGATCAAAGGGTGGCGGATATGACCAACATGAACATGAAGTACGCGGAGAATCACCAGTTTGCCAACTACGGAATTGGAGGTCACTACGGCCAGCACATGGACTGGTTCTACCCGACTGCA TTTGAGAATAAATTGGTCTCCTCGCCCGAAATGGGCAATCGTATTGCCACTGTGCTATTTTAT CTATCAGATGTAGAACAAGGTGGAGGCACTGCGTTTCCCCAAATAAGGCAACATTTGAAGCCGAAGAAATACGCAG CTGCCTTTTGGCACAATCTTCATGCCTCTGGAGTGGGCGACGTTCGTACGCAACATGGCGCATGTCCCATCATCGCTGGTTCAAAGTGGG TTCAAAACCGCTGGATCCGTGAGACTGATCAATCTGATCGTCGACCTTGTGAACTTTGGGACGATTCCTTGGCCACACTCGCTCAGATTTTGGAACTAAGTAAACGCAATGAGGCGCAGGCAGCTTCTACTTAA
- the LOC119559468 gene encoding J domain-containing protein isoform X2: MSAVDAIINYKRSPNEDFYGLLHCDETSSPEQIQAEYKVLALQYHPDKNSGDKEAEAKFQQLKEAKETLCDPEKRAVYDKWRNSGISMSYKQWLGMKEHVGQSMHWVTPKTKDRMLPEAGGAAAQAPGAGSGAGCSSGGLTAASPNPAHRRASEGGAALYYGSRKGEWGGENTDVANKFRNYEI; this comes from the exons ATGAGCGCCGTTGATGCCATAATCAATTACAAGCGCAGTCCCAACGAGGACTTCTACGGGCTGCTCCATTGCGATGAGACCTCATCG CCCGAGCAGATCCAGGCCGAGTACAAGGTCCTGGCCCTCCAATACCATCCGGACAAGAACTCCGGCGACAAGGAGGCGGAGGCAAAGTTCCAACAGCTTAAG gAGGCCAAGGAGACCCTCTGCGACCCCGAGAAGAGGGCCGTCTATGACAAGTGGCGCAACAGCGGCATCTCGATGAGCTACAAACAGTGGCTGGGCATGAAGGAGCATGTCGGTCAG TCCATGCACTGGGTGACCCCCAAGACCAAGGATCGCATGCTGCCGGAGGCCGGAGGAGCAGCTGCCCAGGCACCCGGGGCCGGATCCGGGGCAGGATGCAGCAGCGGTGGCCTGACCGCAGCCTCGCCCAACCCCGCCCACCGGCGGGCCTCGGAGGGCGGGGCAGCCCTCTACTACGGCAGTCGCAAGGGCGAGTGGGGTGGCGAGAACACCGACGTGGCCAACAAGTTCCGCAACTACGAGATCTAA
- the LOC119559468 gene encoding J domain-containing protein isoform X1 — MSAVDAIINYKRSPNEDFYGLLHCDETSSPEQIQAEYKVLALQYHPDKNSGDKEAEAKFQQLKEAKETLCDPEKRAVYDKWRNSGISMSYKQWLGMKEHVGQVRRYTIAEKVDKESMHWVTPKTKDRMLPEAGGAAAQAPGAGSGAGCSSGGLTAASPNPAHRRASEGGAALYYGSRKGEWGGENTDVANKFRNYEI, encoded by the exons ATGAGCGCCGTTGATGCCATAATCAATTACAAGCGCAGTCCCAACGAGGACTTCTACGGGCTGCTCCATTGCGATGAGACCTCATCG CCCGAGCAGATCCAGGCCGAGTACAAGGTCCTGGCCCTCCAATACCATCCGGACAAGAACTCCGGCGACAAGGAGGCGGAGGCAAAGTTCCAACAGCTTAAG gAGGCCAAGGAGACCCTCTGCGACCCCGAGAAGAGGGCCGTCTATGACAAGTGGCGCAACAGCGGCATCTCGATGAGCTACAAACAGTGGCTGGGCATGAAGGAGCATGTCGGTCAGGTGAGAAGATACACGATTGCCGAGAAAGTGGATAAAGAG TCCATGCACTGGGTGACCCCCAAGACCAAGGATCGCATGCTGCCGGAGGCCGGAGGAGCAGCTGCCCAGGCACCCGGGGCCGGATCCGGGGCAGGATGCAGCAGCGGTGGCCTGACCGCAGCCTCGCCCAACCCCGCCCACCGGCGGGCCTCGGAGGGCGGGGCAGCCCTCTACTACGGCAGTCGCAAGGGCGAGTGGGGTGGCGAGAACACCGACGTGGCCAACAAGTTCCGCAACTACGAGATCTAA